The following are encoded in a window of Bacteroidia bacterium genomic DNA:
- the der gene encoding ribosome biogenesis GTPase Der → MRNIVAIVGRPNVGKSTFFNRLTGERKAIVHDSSGVTRDRHYGECEWSGRSFTVVDTGGYVPNSSDVFEQAIVNQVNIAIDESDILLFMVDVTNEITDLDMAFANVLRKSGKPVIVVANKTDNQMLIPQASIFYRFGFEELFTVSSLSGSGTGELLDKVVSLMTPAADEQQTETDIPRVAILGRPNVGKSSLTNTLLGNERNIVTDVAGTTRDSIHSHYNAFGKEMILIDTAGIRRKKKVSEDIEFYSVMRSLRAMEEADVCVIMIDATIGMDAQDVNLFYLAHRRGKGIVLLVNKWDLVEKDTHTAKEYTAVIHSKVQPFVDFPILFISALNKQRIYDTVEKIQQTFENRKKQISTSKLNEFVQEMIERNPPPSKKGKYVKIKYATQLNNVNYPCFVFFCNLPQYLTDAYKRYVDNQLRSKFDFKGVPIKVFYRKK, encoded by the coding sequence ATGAGAAATATTGTAGCAATTGTAGGCAGACCGAATGTTGGTAAGTCCACGTTTTTTAACAGACTCACCGGAGAACGCAAGGCGATTGTGCATGATTCCAGTGGTGTTACACGAGATAGACATTATGGAGAATGTGAATGGTCGGGTAGAAGTTTTACTGTAGTTGATACCGGTGGTTATGTACCCAATAGCAGCGATGTGTTTGAGCAAGCAATCGTGAACCAAGTCAATATTGCCATTGATGAAAGCGATATCCTGCTTTTTATGGTTGATGTTACCAATGAAATTACCGATTTAGACATGGCATTTGCCAATGTGTTGAGAAAATCCGGCAAGCCGGTGATTGTTGTTGCCAACAAAACTGATAACCAAATGCTGATTCCGCAAGCCAGCATATTCTATAGATTTGGATTTGAAGAGTTATTTACCGTTTCATCATTATCGGGCAGCGGAACCGGTGAATTGTTGGATAAAGTAGTTTCATTGATGACACCTGCCGCTGATGAACAACAAACAGAAACAGACATCCCCCGTGTTGCAATATTAGGTCGCCCGAATGTCGGCAAGTCTTCACTCACCAACACACTCTTGGGCAATGAACGCAATATTGTTACTGATGTGGCAGGTACAACTCGCGACAGTATTCATTCGCATTACAATGCCTTTGGTAAAGAAATGATTCTGATTGATACTGCCGGTATCCGCAGAAAAAAGAAAGTCTCTGAAGATATTGAATTCTATTCTGTGATGAGATCGCTGCGGGCAATGGAGGAAGCAGATGTATGTGTAATTATGATTGATGCAACAATAGGGATGGATGCACAAGATGTGAATTTGTTTTATTTAGCACATCGCAGAGGGAAAGGAATTGTACTTTTAGTAAACAAGTGGGATTTGGTTGAGAAAGATACACATACCGCAAAAGAATATACCGCAGTCATTCATTCAAAAGTACAGCCATTTGTTGATTTCCCTATTTTGTTTATTTCCGCACTTAATAAACAAAGGATTTATGATACAGTTGAAAAGATTCAACAAACATTTGAAAATCGCAAGAAACAAATCTCAACATCTAAGCTCAATGAATTTGTTCAAGAAATGATTGAACGCAATCCACCTCCTTCCAAAAAGGGGAAGTACGTTAAAATAAAATATGCAACTCAGCTAAATAATGTCAATTATCCTTGTTTTGTTTTCTTCTGTAATTTGCCTCAATACTTGACAGATGCATATAAGCGCTATGTGGATAATCAGCTTAGGAGTAAATTTGACTTTAAAGGTGTTCCTATCAAGGTGTTTTATAGAAAGAAATAG